acttataataatataataataaggcAATTGATTACTCAAAATAGCGATGgttcaaattgatttatttttgtagttACCACCCACACTGATCATTAGATGTCAATTTTAACAAATCATTCGCAGCAGTTTAACTAtatggacaacaacaacaacaggatcAAGAACaggatgatttaaaaaaacgagtGTGGCGCAAATTGGAAGACATGAATCGTGAGAGTGGATTGGAATCAAAACATATCAGGTCATTTCCATTTGGGGATGTTCTTATTCAAAAGTCACTGGtccggcagcagcggcggcaggATCAACTGGAGCGGCGGTAGGATCGACTGGAGCGGCGGCATCACCTGGTTTCTGTCCCTCTCTCCATCCGAGTCCACCGTAACCGCCATATCCACCATATCCTCCATAATCTAAAATTTGACCAGGAACAACAATTTAGAATTTGCTGTTTTGACTAATAGAAATGCTTTCAAATCGATTCAAATGATTCGAATTCTtactgttgtagttgttgccGTATCCACCGTATCCACCATATCCACCATATCCGCCGCTATGGccatgatgatggtgatggtggCCATGGGGACGCAAGAAGAATCGCTCGTCAACTTTTTCACCATCCGCACCGGGAACAGGTGCGGCGGCAGCAGGATCGACGGGAGCAACATCGGCGGGAGCGGCGGCATCTTGAGGGTAAGGCAAGGCCACAGCAACGGCCACCAACAGCATCaactgtaataataaaatacgtcaataattaattaatacatTAGGACTACGTTTGGTAATTTTGAAAGAACTTaccatcaacattttagaCATCTTCAAAAGGATTTGGTTTTGCAGCTTGAGCTCTGAAGGAGTTGAGGGAGCAGTGTGAAGAAACTTGAGGAATAGACGGCGACTTTTATACGCGGGAAACGGTTGCCATCGACTCGAGTCTGGCTATAGCGCAGGTACCAGGTACTAGAACCCCGGAGGCAACgtggaatgttgttgttgttgttttgagtCGCAGTGGGGACGAGAAACACACGCATTGGGAATCGCTGGAAAAACCCATCTCGACATGGgaggaagaaaacgaaaaagaatgtAATAACGATGGGGATTTCCTTATGGGTTTTCAAACGAGCCGCCCATAGCTATACGTGACGAGATTGCAATCAGTTGAACTATTTAGTTCTCCTTGTTATTATAGTTGCAACCTTTTTTCGTTGCTGGGGTTTTTCCGTTCTTGCATTTCTCGCACAGCCTATTCATCTCTGGCTTCCGcatccagttttttttccaagttttttttgtacatGGAACTTTGTTTTGGCTAGAAGTTTTCGCTGATCACCtgttggttgtttgtttgagATCTTGCCGACGATAATATCAAATGGATAACTGAAGgttcttcatttattattattatttttgtatttttgtattattcTATACTCTGTGTGTAAATTAAAGGCTATTTCGTTTTGTATTGCTTTTCATAATCCATATTCCGGAATGCGGATTTATCCGGATAATACTCATTTACTCTCATTGATATCAAGCAACGCTggaagattagtgtcgtctgccgGTCTGCgttcattttgtttacaagTTTCAGATTCAGACGCAAATTCAAGATAACAAAgacaattaaacatttttattttggaaacgaacgtggctgcacgaaaaatggcacaacaaatataattataaaacTGTTGTCGCCGTATCAACCTTGGTGTCGTCGCtttccatgctctccactgTCCACTCCATGgccatgctgtttggcaggtaaataaaactaaggatagaaatgaaataattgaataagtTTGTTTGAACTGTAACCATCTCCTTGGTACTGATTTTAGGCTTGAGCCAGCCATTGTAACCTCAAGATAGGCCAGGtttgcttgtgctggtatcatcatcaccagcagTCTCAAGTTATTATCGCCAGgatgattttcgttacttttattcctcTGACCTGCTTGATATCTCAATGATGCAAAACTTGCACAAGTATTACATGCAAAccttcaattcaaaattatggtttacccactgtctcattttcaattttttccttgctTGTTATATAATttctgtcaacatttttcgtaacccatttcttatttttttatttagataaacagcatccctcttTTTTGGAGAAATTACCAATGTTGGCCGAGTTAgggatctcttcttcctcttaaATCCCCTCTGCCCTCGTGTACATGCATGTGGGTGTAGGTGCATTCACGAGGAGTGGCGTATTCAACTTTACTGCGAATGGAACACTTACAGTAAATGGCCTGGCTGGATTTCCCAGGCTTTAAGGTAATTCTTGGTTTTTAACTATTGGGTGACGTTGAACATGGTACGATTATTCCCGAGCTAGGCGattgactgcaactgtttgagcccttgccgtttttgttgatttAGTTAGGGggctaataataattaatttgtagctaacgactgcagatcaggcttgttttgttttttgtctgtgggtaaatgatcaaatttaaaaacattttgactctaaacacttgaagcaaagtgcaactagaaAATTGTATGACAGAGCATTCAGGACTGGCACCTCCTGGTTCCACGAATGAATTCAACGAAATGTTCAAGTGCTGTTTGAAGcagtaatattttaaatatgccAACGATACAGAGAAAACTGAATATAACAATGCGTGGGGCCATTTGATTATTGGAAAATCACTTCTTCACCAGCCGAGGGAACGCCTTGTGATTGTAACGCGGGTTGGGGGAGAATACCACCAACCTCGACGGGAATTTGGGGAACGGAATCGGCTTCAGGAAAAACAGGATCGACGGCTTCCGGCGCCGCCTCCGCTGCAACAACCGGAGCAGCCGAAGCGTCGCCATCCACTGCcggtttcttttctccttcacGCAAGCCCAACAATCCGTCCAGCACATTTCCTACCGCGCCCAAAATACCTTGAGGCCGTCCGTAATAGCCATAT
The sequence above is a segment of the Daphnia pulex isolate KAP4 chromosome 11, ASM2113471v1 genome. Coding sequences within it:
- the LOC124207182 gene encoding glycine-rich cell wall structural protein-like translates to MSKMLMLMLLVAVAVALPYPQDAAAPADVAPVDPAAAAPVPGADGEKVDERFFLRPHGHHHHHHGHSGGYGGYGGYGGYGNNYNNYGGYGGYGGYGGLGWREGQKPGDAAAPVDPTAAPVDPAAAAAGPVTFE